From the Perca flavescens isolate YP-PL-M2 chromosome 21, PFLA_1.0, whole genome shotgun sequence genome, one window contains:
- the LOC114548278 gene encoding cerebellar degeneration-related protein 2, whose protein sequence is MLTDMIVEQEFEIKEEEPWYDKQDLEHDLQLAAELGKTLLERNRELEQGLQQMYSTNQEQLQEIEYLTKQVDLLRQVNDQHAKVYEQLDVSARELEHSNQKLVLDNRAAQQKIQGLTETVELLQTQVEELQHQVEELKLSPSPPRKPPHREKWPPRSTQSVSCLKELQNTLRYDYDEPSDGLESLDMSWHEEEQASLRQSLRSLQTQFASERARREESEREAELLARENAALEQQLAGMEGCQARAAELEREAEELRQLWKSDSSTRSINPHVLHSLLPNSVFLSPEEENEGDAAAAKSPWVRRRSDSERLMKATQVPDSPDRIYDHECSCVRRAEVVKYRGISLLNEVDAQYSALQVKYDELLRRCHLGPQEEKEEEEEEQDGPTHKSDQTASMAATALTDMEDFEEDFHQPEYKELFREIFSRIQKTKEDLIENRGRLSAGEVLPILH, encoded by the exons GCTCGGGAAGACTCTTCTGGAGCGAAACAGGGAGCTGGAGCAAGGGCTGCAGCAGATGTACTCCACCAACCAGGAACAACTGCAGGAAATTGAG TACCTGACGAAGCAGGTGGACCTCCTCAGGCAGGTCAACGACCAGCACGCTAAAGTGTACGAGCAGCTGGACGTGTCGGCCCGAGAGCTGGAGCACAGCAACCAAAAACTTGTTCTGGACAACAGGGCGGCGCAGCAGAAGATCCAGGG GCTGACGGAGACGGTGGAGCTGCTGCAGACGcaggtggaggagctgcagcatcaGGTGGAAGAGCTGAAGCTCAGTCCTTCTCCGCCTCGGAAGCCTCCACACCGAGAGAAGTGGCCACCTCGCAGCACTCAGAGTGTGTCCTGCCTGAAAGAGCTGCAAAACACACTCAG gTACGACTACGACGAACCCTCAGATGGCCTTGAGTCTTTGGACATGTCGTGGCACGAGGAGGAGCAGGCTTCGCTACGACAATCGCTCCGCAGCCTCCAGACTCAGTTCGCCAGTGAGCGCGCTCGGAGGGAGGAGTCGGAGCGAGAGGCCGAGCTGCTCGCCCGTGAAAATGCAGCGCTGGAGCAGCAGCTGGCGGGGATGGAGGGCTGCCAG gCCAGAGCGGCTGAGCTGGAGCGTGAGGCCGAGGAGCTTCGTCAGCTCTGGAAATCCGATTCCTCCACGAGATCCATCAACCCGCACGTCCTCCACAGCCTGCTGCCCAACTCGGTGTTCCTCAGCCCCGAGGAGGAGAACGAGGGGGATGCAGCTGCCGCGAAAAGCCCCTGGGTCCGGAGGCGCTCGGACAGCGAGCGGCTGATGAAGGCCACGCAGGTGCCCGACTCTCCCGACAGGATCTACGACCACGAGTGCTCCTGCGTACGCCGAGCCGAGGTGGTGAAGTATCGCGGCATCTCGCTGCTCAACGAGGTCGACGCTCAGTACAGTGCCTTGCAGGTGAAGTACGACGAGCTGCTGCGGCGCTGCCACCTAGGGCCgcaagaggagaaggaggaggaggaggaggagcaggatgGGCCCACCCACAAGTCGGACCAGACTGCCTCTATGGCCGCCACTGCTCTGACAGACATGGAGGACTTTGAGGAGGACTTTCACCAGCCGGAGTATAAGGAACTTTTTAGGGAAATCTTCTCCCGCATTCAGAAAACCAAAGAGGACCTGATTGAAAACCGAGGGCGACTCTCAGCTGGTGAAGTGCTGCCTATTTTGCATTAG